From a single Streptomyces misionensis genomic region:
- a CDS encoding Pr6Pr family membrane protein, whose product MTAPIPREIPDLPAVRATTPPLLRPPVPATAVLAPSHRPRAAVFRLLTALTAAAGVTLAILRSTPLHALSYFAVQANVLLAVTMFVSASRAWQARRPLSPWLSGAALLYTLVSALAYHLLLAHTTPPFSMTGTPTPPERWHLQWAALQLLHTVAPAAALLDWLCLTPAARLHLRQATSWLLYPLAYLAFYLARPLAHPSAYLYPFLDPTAHGYRATLANALLLGLGIYALAVLLIALDHTRPTPVRRRL is encoded by the coding sequence ATGACCGCCCCGATACCCAGGGAGATCCCGGACCTGCCCGCGGTCCGCGCGACCACACCCCCGCTGCTGCGCCCCCCGGTGCCGGCCACGGCGGTACTGGCCCCGTCCCACCGCCCGAGGGCTGCGGTGTTCCGGCTGCTGACCGCGCTGACCGCGGCGGCCGGCGTCACCCTGGCGATCCTCCGGAGCACTCCGCTCCACGCCCTGAGTTACTTCGCCGTACAGGCGAACGTCCTGCTGGCCGTGACGATGTTCGTCTCGGCCTCCCGGGCATGGCAGGCCCGCCGCCCCCTCTCCCCCTGGCTGTCCGGCGCGGCCCTCCTCTACACGCTGGTCTCGGCCCTGGCCTACCACCTGCTCCTGGCCCACACCACGCCCCCGTTCTCCATGACCGGCACGCCGACGCCCCCGGAACGCTGGCACCTCCAGTGGGCCGCCCTCCAGCTCCTGCACACGGTGGCCCCGGCGGCCGCGCTGCTGGACTGGCTGTGCCTGACCCCGGCGGCCCGCCTGCACCTGCGCCAGGCCACGAGCTGGCTCCTCTACCCCCTGGCCTACCTGGCCTTCTACCTGGCCCGCCCGCTGGCCCACCCCTCGGCCTACCTCTACCCCTTCCTGGACCCGACCGCCCACGGCTACCGCGCCACCCTGGCCAACGCCCTCCTCCTGGGCCTGGGGATCTACGCCCTGGCGGTCCTCCTCATCGCCCTGGACCACACCCGCCCGACCCCGGTCCGACGCCGCCTCTGA
- a CDS encoding GatB/YqeY domain-containing protein, with translation MTTMLKSKLQDDLNAAIKERNELRSSTLRLTLAAITKEEVAGKEKRELSDDEVLKVITREAKKRREAAEAFAQGGRAESAEREKAEGEVLAEYLPKQLSDEELNAIVAEAVQEAKAAGAEGPKAMGAVMKIVNPKVAGQAEGGRVAAAVKKLLLG, from the coding sequence ATGACCACCATGCTCAAGTCGAAGCTGCAGGACGACCTCAACGCCGCGATCAAGGAGCGCAACGAGCTCCGCTCCTCGACGCTCCGGCTGACGCTCGCCGCCATCACCAAGGAGGAGGTCGCGGGCAAGGAGAAGCGGGAGCTGTCCGACGACGAGGTCCTCAAGGTGATCACCCGGGAGGCGAAGAAGCGCCGCGAGGCGGCCGAGGCCTTCGCGCAGGGCGGTCGTGCCGAGTCGGCCGAGCGGGAGAAGGCGGAGGGCGAGGTGCTCGCCGAGTACCTGCCCAAGCAGCTGTCCGACGAGGAGCTGAACGCGATCGTCGCCGAGGCCGTCCAGGAGGCGAAGGCGGCGGGTGCCGAGGGGCCGAAGGCCATGGGCGCCGTCATGAAGATCGTGAACCCGAAGGTGGCCGGTCAGGCCGAGGGCGGCCGCGTCGCCGCCGCGGTGAAGAAGCTCCTCCTGGGCTGA
- a CDS encoding VanZ family protein: MFSAIFQHHIGYLAVCTLIGLICGSAAWTLAHKRRNPHGAWWSGLAFTLTGVLGVTFMGAGSASGECVINHEFAEPVHATQGLWNLAMMVPVGAFALLAIRRPLPVLFGVVALPLAIEFTQATVNGLGGVCDSSDAEMNIIGGLIGLAIVAIFLAIRHSLAWQAGLKGTLIAFITLLILGSGLARPMLDFTNVDGSSLTDADSEQRQAVEAAVKEAFGNRYKIGQLYKQPCGDSSCTNIIFNLHSREEGHSEDFGTGSLSWPDKKHLNVLLEDSDRPTVMGYPVEGAKAPSSDAAASRITKSYVQQKYPWAMGATMTETVPVGEKAELGWITDWRWTQDNVLMPRMLDVQVDRSGHISQIDVTLGPTRTKLPKAKLDAGQAEKAVTKAVATQLRANGNTGAEFHSEAVTVKAIEQDGNWQPNWLVNVTWPSTGKSDTSPETTPVNVYHVNAVTGQVYDSGGHLLKTS; the protein is encoded by the coding sequence GTGTTTTCCGCGATCTTCCAGCACCACATTGGCTATCTGGCTGTGTGCACATTGATCGGCCTCATTTGCGGCAGCGCAGCGTGGACGCTCGCCCATAAGCGGAGGAACCCTCACGGCGCATGGTGGTCCGGACTCGCCTTTACTCTCACCGGCGTCCTCGGTGTCACCTTTATGGGTGCTGGCTCGGCCAGCGGGGAATGCGTCATCAACCATGAGTTCGCAGAGCCCGTTCACGCCACGCAAGGGTTGTGGAACCTTGCCATGATGGTCCCCGTTGGCGCATTCGCCCTCTTGGCCATCCGTCGCCCGCTACCTGTCCTATTCGGCGTCGTCGCGCTGCCCTTGGCCATCGAGTTCACTCAGGCCACAGTCAATGGCCTGGGGGGAGTATGCGATAGCTCAGACGCCGAGATGAATATTATCGGAGGTTTGATAGGGCTCGCCATCGTAGCGATTTTCCTCGCCATCCGTCACTCGCTCGCCTGGCAGGCGGGTTTGAAGGGGACGTTGATCGCCTTCATAACGCTACTTATCCTTGGATCGGGACTAGCGCGCCCCATGCTCGACTTCACGAACGTTGACGGCAGTAGCCTCACCGACGCAGACTCGGAGCAGAGGCAGGCCGTTGAAGCCGCCGTGAAAGAGGCATTCGGCAACCGTTACAAAATCGGACAGCTCTACAAGCAGCCGTGTGGTGACTCCTCATGCACCAACATCATATTCAACCTGCACAGCCGTGAGGAGGGACACTCCGAAGACTTCGGCACCGGCAGCCTTTCCTGGCCGGACAAAAAGCACCTGAACGTGCTGCTGGAGGACAGCGACCGGCCTACCGTCATGGGATATCCAGTGGAAGGCGCGAAAGCCCCGTCTAGCGATGCAGCAGCCTCTCGCATTACGAAGTCGTACGTCCAGCAAAAGTATCCGTGGGCGATGGGCGCAACCATGACAGAAACGGTCCCCGTGGGCGAAAAGGCGGAACTCGGCTGGATAACAGACTGGAGATGGACTCAGGACAACGTTCTGATGCCCAGGATGTTGGACGTTCAGGTAGACAGGTCTGGGCATATATCTCAAATTGACGTTACCCTTGGCCCGACCCGAACAAAACTTCCCAAAGCCAAACTTGACGCCGGGCAGGCCGAAAAAGCGGTAACCAAGGCGGTAGCAACACAACTTCGAGCCAATGGAAACACTGGCGCAGAATTCCACAGTGAAGCAGTCACCGTGAAAGCGATCGAGCAAGACGGTAATTGGCAGCCAAATTGGCTTGTGAACGTGACGTGGCCCAGCACGGGAAAGAGTGATACCTCGCCGGAAACAACACCGGTTAACGTGTACCACGTGAACGCCGTCACCGGCCAGGTATACGACAGCGGCGGGCACCTCCTCAAGACCAGCTGA
- a CDS encoding metallophosphoesterase, which produces MRARYGVPLGIMAAGAAGLVYAAGFEARSFRLRRVTVPVLPPGMHPLRVLQVSDIHMVSGQRKKQRWLRSLAGLRPDFVINTGDNLSDPEGVPEVLDALGPLMEFPGAYVFGSNDYYGPKLRNPARYLLEKANGRHGLNGNKPAVGAIHNPWEDLRDGFDEAGWVNLTNTRGSLKIEGVSIELTGLDDPHIKRDRYARVAGGPSDSYDFSLGVVHAPYLRVLDAFTADDYPLILAGHTHGGQLCIPFYGALVTNCDLDTDRVKGLSTHTAEGRTSYLHVSAGCGTNRYTPVRFACPPEATLLTLVAKE; this is translated from the coding sequence ATGCGCGCGCGATACGGAGTCCCCCTGGGAATCATGGCGGCAGGCGCCGCCGGTCTGGTGTACGCGGCGGGCTTCGAGGCCCGCTCCTTCCGCCTCCGACGGGTGACCGTCCCCGTCCTCCCGCCGGGCATGCACCCGCTGCGCGTGCTCCAGGTGTCCGACATCCACATGGTGAGCGGACAGCGCAAGAAGCAGCGCTGGCTGCGCTCGCTGGCGGGCCTGCGCCCGGACTTCGTGATCAACACCGGCGACAACCTGTCGGACCCCGAGGGCGTCCCGGAGGTGCTGGACGCGCTGGGCCCGCTGATGGAGTTCCCGGGGGCGTACGTCTTCGGCTCCAACGACTACTACGGCCCCAAGCTCCGCAACCCCGCCCGCTATCTGCTGGAGAAGGCGAACGGCCGCCACGGCCTGAACGGCAACAAGCCGGCCGTGGGTGCCATCCACAACCCGTGGGAGGACCTGCGGGACGGCTTCGACGAGGCGGGCTGGGTGAACCTGACCAACACCCGGGGCTCCCTGAAGATCGAGGGCGTGTCGATCGAGCTGACCGGCCTGGACGACCCCCACATCAAGCGCGACCGCTACGCACGGGTGGCCGGCGGCCCTTCGGACTCGTACGACTTCTCCCTCGGCGTGGTCCACGCCCCCTACCTGCGCGTCCTCGACGCCTTCACGGCGGACGACTATCCGCTGATCCTGGCCGGCCACACCCACGGCGGCCAGCTGTGCATCCCCTTCTACGGCGCCCTGGTCACCAACTGCGACCTGGACACGGACCGCGTGAAGGGCCTCTCCACCCACACCGCGGAGGGCCGCACCTCCTACCTCCACGTCTCCGCGGGCTGCGGCACCAACCGCTACACCCCGGTCCGCTTCGCGTGCCCGCCGGAGGCGACGCTGCTGACGCTGGTGGCGAAGGAGTAG